The stretch of DNA gaCATTCGGTCTGGCGAGAAATCACTTACAACAGTTGTGACTGTAGAATCTATATTTCGATTGTTTTGCCTTTATGCTCCCTACttttctattgtttatctgtatggtctctggttctttgattgtttctgtctgttgcagAACTAATTTTGCTAAGTGTAAATCAACTATGGTGGTGGGGTATAATTGTCTTacaatgttaggattggttagacaATTGTTTAGTAataattttagtaaaatgattggttaaggtacagccaAGCAAGACTTAAgattcactatataaactggaggtccaaaaggaagttctttggaaccaactccaggacacagccccaagatcagagctgccagacctcaactcCCTACCAACCACACCGTGCAAAGGCTGGAGTCCCACAGacgacctgatcctgactggccttcaagaaaagttcatctgccttattGGCAGTAGAGAGCACCATATGCTTagtgcattctgttttggtgattgttaataaatacacattaagtaggatattactgtgtaaggctctttcactgatCAAAAACCCTGTAAACCCATAGAAGATTAAGCTCTGAGTCCATGGAGGGGTAGAGCCTGGAGCCCATGGAGAGGTAAAGTTAGGTGCCTTTTGcctggagccctaggaactgggaaagggaGAAGGTACCTAAATCAACCAGGTTACACCTTGAGTCCTAAGAACTAGGTAGAGATGGGAACCTTGCACCCTAGGAAGTAGGTAGAGGTGGAATGTCCTAGAGTGTATGGTCAACAAATTTAGGGTAAAGTTGGGTGCCTTATACCcggagccctaggaactgggaaagggtggggtGCCTAAATTGACAGAGTTACGCCTTGAGCctacagaaggtgggggcctaGAGTGTGTGTAACAGATAATTTTATGCAGGAAACACAGGGTGGCTGCAAGAGAATCAAGTAGGCAAGAGGCGGGGTGAGGATGGGGAGATAGGAACCCCTGCACAGCCATGAGAACACAAAGGGGCTGGGGAAGAACTTGCGGGCCTCCCAGCCTGCAGGACATCTGGGGATCTGGGGAAGGAGAAATTCTCTtctctaccccctccccagcaATAGCACCAGGGAACCTGCCTGCACGGGACTGCCAACAGGAAACCAGGTTGGATGGACCTTGGGGCAGCAGCTCAGGGGAGCGTTCTTCTCTCCCAACCCAAGAGCATGATGGGAAGGGAAACCACCCGAGAGCTGGGACAATCACTCACATCCTTGTGCCTTGTCCACCAGCTCCCTGGTGATTGAGATCCCCTTcctcctggcccccaccccaagcaggcAGAGTGAGCCCACCTGGTCTCAAGCAGCAGGCCCGTGTGTAGGCTGtgtacatggggtggggggacgtCCTGCAGGCCATTACCCTCCCACCCGCCCCCAACAGCACTCACACAGACTCTCCGTGTTGGTGCTGGGCTCCAGCCGTGACGTGTCCTGGGGGAAGCTGCAATCCCAGCCGTCCACAATAGCCTGATCCCCATCACctggggaggagacagaggtTGGGGGGGGTGAGATAAACACTACCCCAGGGATGAAATGGGCTAATGCAGCAACGCCAGCTGGGTACACTGTGGGGTAACTCCTACCTGTCAGCTCCCTGAGCTGGGCCAGTGTGGGCAAGACCGGGGGGCTGCGCGTCTGCAGGAAGAACAGCACCAGCAGGGTCAGTGCGTAGTTGTTGAGGAGGGGGCCACCCCCAAAGGGGTTTCCTGAGGAAAGATGGGGGCCATTAGACAAGGCGACGGCGGTGTCCATACCCCCAAATCCTAGACCCATGCACCCCCAGCATGATTCCTCCAGACGGGAACTCTAACCATGTACCCCCCCTAGTGCAGGAAGAGGGAGTCCTTACCCGCCAGGGCCTGCTGCTTGGCCCAGTAGCGCAGTGCATAGACCAGGGGCCGCACCCGCTCATCAGCCTCTGTACAGAGCTGTAGGAAGCGTGTGTTGCAGAGCGCCAGCCTGTCAGAGAGATGGGACACATTGGGAGGGCAGCaccaacaccccccccacacacaccccctgagGCACCCCCAACCCTCGCCATtgcccactccaccccccacctggCCAAGCCCCATGTGGATTTGGAGCTGGTGAACAAGTCTCGGCCATGGAGCCAGGATGCTCCATGTTTCCCCAGAGCGGGGTCAACAGTTCTCTACACACCCTGACCTGGAGGGATGCTCTAGATGGGAGAGGTCCCCTATCCATCCCAGATGGAGCTGGCTCCCACCCCTGGCTCAACAtggcctccccccatcccccacatgcACTCCCTGGCCTCTgggccctgcctcccaggctctGCACCTGTTGTTGATGGAGATATCTCCCAGCAGCCCGGAGTCCTTGTGGCAAAACTTGACGACAGGGCGGCGGGCACTGGGCACTGCCTGGACACTGTGTACACCTGGTACGCACTTCCGTAGCACAGCTGCCACCAGCTCCAGCACCTCGGGCACTGTCGCTGTTGTCAGATCAATGTCACTCAGGATGGAGTCCTCTGAGTCAGAgtctggccctggccctgcctcctcctcgGCCTGCAAGGGGGTGCACTTAGTGACCAGCACTCATCATGCCCCCCAACTGCAAAGGTCCCTGGTACCAGTGCCTACCCCGCAACCCCCCGATCTCCCGGGGTCCCTGTTACCATCCATTCTCACCTGTGCCCCCTGGGGTCCCTTTGCAGATGCctggaaggtttttgttttctccAGGTCCAGGAACAAATCCAGGTCACAGCCATGGATGTCAAATCCATTCACCGACGAACCAAAGGGAAGGATGGCGCATCCTGCGCACACACAGGAGGCAAAGGTCATGGGCAGTGGCACATGGggcagggacagacagacagacacatgtgCACATACACGGGGCTGGCACTTACCAGGGAAGAACTCTGAGAAAACCTCCTGGAACAGGGTGACCAGTAGGTGTCGCAGCCGCCTCTCACTCTCGGAGAGCTCAAACAGCTGCACCAGCTGTGACATCTGGGAATCCacctgggtgtgtgtgaggagagtGAGGGGGCAACATcgtcaaacacacacaccccacatatGCCTGGGATTGCACAGCccaaaaccccaccccacccagctcaGAACCCCTGTGTccttctttctccccacccctaaACTCTGTAAGCACACAGCCCAAACCCCCACTCCAGGGATCATCCTGGCCCCAGACAGCTCAGAacctcccccatacacacaccctagggcagtggtctccaaactttttggctcgcacacccccagggtgaagaccggaagacctgctGCAGACATGCCGCCAGAGGGGAACACCAGCCGTGGATGTGCAGAGCTGCCGCAGAAGAAAAAGAATGGTGGAGTGCCATCCAGCAGCGCTCCTGCTACTGCGCACCCCTTGGGATCATCTCGCGCACCACACCCCAGTTTGGAgagcactgtccctgccccatgcAGCTCAGCAGCCACCCTTGTCAGCAGACAGGACAGGCCCAAGGTCCCTGTCCACACTCACATCATCAGCCTGGCACAGGGCCTGGACCAGCTTTTCAGGACTCAGTTGTTCACGATGTGCAGATCCCTGCTTCTTGGGAGGCATGTACTTGAATTCCTTCTTCTCCCGGGGCTTCACCCGCAGCCGCTGCCCCCCCAGACAATGTTCAGGCTGAGCCAGCACCTTCTCCATCACCTTCTGGTCCTGTAGCTCCACAATAGCATATACACCCTGTGGGCAAAAAGCTGTTAGTACCAGGCAGGAGTCTCATCTGCCCCAGGGAGCCCCTGTCCCGACCTTGGGATTCACCTTGTCTTTATCCATCACCACACTGGCCACGTCCCCGAAGGCCTGGAAGTATTCACTCAGCTCGGAGGCTGACGTACCCTTGTGGAAGCCACTGACAAAGACACTGCGAAGCTCCTGGTCTTGCCGCTTGGCACGCAAGCTCTCCAGCCGCTGGTGCTTCTTCCCCTGCAGATGATCttgcaggctgggctctgcaggggagGCACATGCAGCTCAGGAATGATGGGGAAACACAGGGGCAGAGGAAGATCACATTGTCCCCCTACTGTAACTCCCTCAAATACTGACATCCCTGAGCCAGAGGGCAATCTTTAACTTGCCACTAACCCCCATATGGCAACCTCTGACCTAACACCCCCCACAAGCACTCCCAGTCTGTGACCTGACCTGGATGGAGACAGAGACATTTACACCCACAATTCTGCTTTGTTTGCCCTGACATTAACCCCCTACCCCCACAAACACACCATAACACCTCAACACTGACCCCAATTGTGACCTCTGACCTGCATGGTGACCTGACAGCGACCCATTCAGATTATGGTCCAAAGGTGCCACGTCCTCTGACCAATTGTGACCTCTAACCCCAGGACCAGACCTCCCATGACCTCTGACCTAAGTGGTGCCATGACCCCAATGCTTCCTAGCCACCAGACTGTGATCTCTGACGCTGACTCCTCAacttcacccccagcccccaccctggcTTCGTAGCATCCCACCCCCAAGTGACTCGCGACCCCGGTGACCCCGACCCTGCGGCCCTCACTGTTGGCCGCAGTCACATGACAGAGGCGGCAACGGAAGCCTCCGCGGGGCAGCGACTCCACATCCGGCTCCATCCCGCGCCCGAACTACGCGCCACCGGAAGTGTTCCCTCCCTGATCGGCCCTACCAGGAAGCACTTCCGCCGGAATTGCCCCGATCTAGTGATCGTTTCTACCGGAAGTGGTCTGACTTCACTACAGCTTCCGCCGGGGCTAATTAGAATATGCCGTATTGGTGGCGTAGGGGTTGACGCCTCATTAATCATCACGAGTGGGGCGCGCTGATTGGTGGAAGTGGGGGGGCGTGTCTTGCGCAGGGTCCGCGGCGAACTGGAGGCGGTGAGCCGCTGGCGGCGGGTCCCTTTGGCTCGGATCGGAGCCTCCCCACcagcagggtggtggtgggggggggaactcTAATATCTAGATACCCCCGGTGCCGGAGCACGTGGAGACCCCGCCCTCCggctcctcctccacccccggTCGGGGCAAGTAGGGACCTGCCCCCAATCCTAAAtaccctcccactcccccctcGGGCAAGAGGAGATCCCTCCCCGACCCCTTCCTTCCCGCCGCCCCTGTCGAGCCTCCCCCAGGCCTGCTCTCTGCAGCTCGAGCCGTTCCCCCCGGGTGGCTGCGGCTCCCCCATGGCGCTGTACCTGCTGGCTCAGCGTGCCCATGCccgccggcggcggcggctgccccAGGAGCGGGTGTTCAAGCCCCGGATCCAGTTCCTGAACATGCCAGAGGAGCAGGTGATGCGGCGCTACCAGCTCAACCCTGAGATGATCCGAGACCTGTGCCACGCACTAGAGCGCGACCTGCAGCCCTCGACTGGCCGCAGCCATGCTCTCCCTGTTTACGTCAAGGTGACGGCTGCCCTCAACTTCTACACCTCGGGCACCTTTCAGACGCCGGCGGGCGACGCGGCTGGCATCAGCCAGGCCAGCATGTCCCGCTGTGTCTCCCAAGTCACGACCGCCCTGACCCGCCGTGCCAATGCCTACATCCGCTTCCCCTTCCAGCCTCGGCAGCAGGCCCGCACCAAAGAGGAGTTTCTGCGCATTGCTGGCTTCCCCAATGTGCTGGGCACACTGGGCTGCA from Eretmochelys imbricata isolate rEreImb1 chromosome 7, rEreImb1.hap1, whole genome shotgun sequence encodes:
- the TUT1 gene encoding speckle targeted PIP5K1A-regulated poly(A) polymerase, encoding MEPDVESLPRGGFRCRLCHVTAANKPSLQDHLQGKKHQRLESLRAKRQDQELRSVFVSGFHKGTSASELSEYFQAFGDVASVVMDKDKGVYAIVELQDQKVMEKVLAQPEHCLGGQRLRVKPREKKEFKYMPPKKQGSAHREQLSPEKLVQALCQADDVDSQMSQLVQLFELSESERRLRHLLVTLFQEVFSEFFPGCAILPFGSSVNGFDIHGCDLDLFLDLEKTKTFQASAKGPQGAQAEEEAGPGPDSDSEDSILSDIDLTTATVPEVLELVAAVLRKCVPGVHSVQAVPSARRPVVKFCHKDSGLLGDISINNRLALCNTRFLQLCTEADERVRPLVYALRYWAKQQALAGNPFGGGPLLNNYALTLLVLFFLQTRSPPVLPTLAQLRELTGDGDQAIVDGWDCSFPQDTSRLEPSTNTESLCSLLAEFFRVFGDHDFAGCVISLKEGRALPLPSFLLLEVGAKLKLGPFNVQDPFELSHNVAANVNEKIALRFQHCCRDGAKYCRSLQYQRKSSKGKAWGLVRLFQPGVPEAGELGPDGLLITIPFTLMALSPGSRQQLCQARDFRRCWFDKVCAAITFVLKDVLKCSCTGPAGEPLGQEPTEQGGGEQPIVGSKHPRSDEGGSLAVSPAKKKPRAEGPAPEEEESVSWSCAVWHRVWMGRRRIRRQLRHLGSPQPDAEQEAGSLEVEEKVSEAIIQQEGDSMGSEPLLRFTACAQVGRGQEDTRTLLCFTPGPQQGLLFQDFYHFLQGFLPRMVERYVGRAARGRQ